The Alphaproteobacteria bacterium genome contains a region encoding:
- a CDS encoding prolyl-tRNA synthetase associated domain-containing protein, producing MPASPDDLFTFLDSLGIAHKTVTHAPLFTVEQSQALRGTIPGGHTKNLFLKDKKDTVFLVVAPEEGRVDLKTLHHKLGASRFSFGSAALLEELLGVAPGAVTAFGAINDKGGRVNVVIDAGLMQHAVINCHPLVNTMTTSIPRDGLVKFLRATGHTPRIEPVAEPA from the coding sequence ATGCCCGCTAGCCCGGACGATCTCTTCACCTTCCTCGACAGCCTCGGCATCGCGCACAAGACGGTGACGCATGCGCCGCTGTTCACCGTCGAGCAGAGCCAGGCGCTGCGCGGCACGATCCCGGGCGGGCACACCAAGAACCTGTTTCTGAAGGACAAGAAGGACACGGTGTTTCTGGTGGTCGCGCCCGAAGAAGGACGCGTCGACCTCAAGACCCTGCACCATAAGCTCGGGGCCAGCCGCTTCTCGTTCGGCTCGGCCGCCCTGCTCGAGGAATTGCTGGGCGTCGCGCCCGGCGCCGTCACGGCGTTCGGCGCCATCAACGACAAGGGTGGCCGGGTCAACGTCGTGATCGACGCAGGGTTGATGCAGCATGCAGTCATCAACTGCCATCCGCTCGTCAACACCATGACGACCTCGATTCCGCGCGACGGACTGGTCAAATTCTTGCGTGCGACCGGGCATACGCCGCGGATCGAGCCGGTGGCGGAGCCCGCCTGA
- the ggt gene encoding gamma-glutamyltransferase, with the protein MHVIRTIVLAAWALAAALPGAIAQAPTVPPAQAPILTNTARFLPVVAQHGMVASQEKRATHVGVEILKAGGNAVDAAVAVGFALAVTHPQAGNIGGGGFMLVHLHDRNKTVAIDYRETAPAAMTKDVFLDEKGEADPKKSRDSALGVGVPGTVAGLALAHERYGSGKFTLAQLIAPAIRLAREGFDVDDDLADSLPRAQPRLARWPASAKIFLKGDGAPLGRGDRLVQSDLAASLDTIAREGPRAFYEGPLAEKLIASLRQKGGIMTPEDLKGYQAIVRPAVRGSYRGYDIASMPPPSSGGVHLIQILNILEGFPLRELGAESAATLHLMIEAMKPAYADRAEFLGDPAFVTVPVAGLISKRYAAELRARIDPERARPAQSVRAGNPAAHEGDNTTHFSVVDADGNAVANTYTLNFSYGLGLVAEGTGILLNNELDDFAAKPGAPNAYGLVGGDANAPGPGKRPLSSMSPTIMFHDGRVFLVTGTPGGSRIITTVLQVILNVVDHQMNIAEAVTAPRVHHQWVPDIVFAERGLSPDTVRLLEARGHKIITAATSGSANSILVTPDWTTGAADPRQRGTLAEGY; encoded by the coding sequence TGGTCGCGAGTCAGGAGAAACGCGCCACGCACGTCGGCGTGGAAATTCTCAAAGCCGGCGGCAATGCGGTCGACGCCGCGGTCGCGGTGGGCTTCGCGCTCGCGGTGACGCATCCGCAGGCCGGCAACATCGGCGGCGGCGGCTTCATGCTGGTGCATCTTCACGACCGCAACAAGACGGTCGCAATCGATTATCGCGAGACCGCGCCCGCCGCGATGACGAAGGATGTCTTCCTCGACGAGAAGGGCGAAGCCGACCCGAAGAAGTCGCGCGACTCGGCGCTCGGCGTCGGCGTGCCGGGCACCGTCGCGGGACTGGCACTCGCGCACGAGCGCTACGGGTCGGGCAAATTCACGCTCGCGCAACTGATCGCGCCTGCGATCCGTCTCGCTCGCGAGGGATTCGATGTCGATGACGATCTCGCCGACTCGCTGCCGCGCGCGCAGCCGCGCCTCGCACGCTGGCCTGCCTCGGCGAAGATTTTTCTCAAGGGCGACGGCGCGCCGCTCGGGCGCGGCGACCGGCTGGTGCAGTCCGACCTCGCGGCTTCGCTTGACACGATCGCTCGCGAAGGGCCGCGCGCCTTCTACGAAGGGCCCCTCGCCGAAAAGCTCATCGCGAGTCTGCGCCAGAAGGGCGGCATCATGACACCCGAGGACCTCAAAGGTTATCAGGCGATCGTGCGGCCCGCCGTGCGCGGCAGCTACCGTGGCTACGACATCGCCTCGATGCCGCCACCCTCCTCGGGCGGCGTGCACCTGATCCAGATCCTCAATATCCTGGAAGGTTTCCCGCTACGCGAGCTCGGCGCGGAATCCGCCGCGACCCTGCACCTGATGATCGAGGCGATGAAGCCCGCTTACGCGGACCGCGCGGAATTCCTGGGCGATCCCGCGTTCGTCACGGTACCGGTCGCGGGACTCATCTCGAAGCGCTATGCGGCGGAGCTGCGCGCCAGGATCGATCCGGAGCGCGCGCGCCCCGCGCAATCGGTCCGCGCCGGCAATCCGGCGGCGCATGAGGGCGACAACACCACGCATTTTTCCGTGGTGGATGCCGACGGCAACGCTGTCGCCAACACCTACACGCTCAATTTCAGCTACGGCCTCGGCCTCGTGGCCGAGGGCACCGGCATCCTGCTCAACAACGAGCTCGACGATTTCGCCGCCAAGCCCGGCGCACCGAACGCCTACGGCCTCGTCGGCGGCGACGCGAATGCGCCGGGTCCCGGCAAGCGCCCGCTCTCCTCGATGTCGCCAACGATCATGTTTCACGACGGCCGCGTTTTTCTCGTCACCGGCACACCGGGCGGCAGCCGCATCATCACCACGGTGCTGCAGGTCATTCTCAACGTGGTCGATCATCAGATGAACATCGCCGAGGCGGTCACGGCGCCGCGCGTTCATCACCAGTGGGTGCCGGACATCGTGTTCGCCGAGCGCGGGCTCTCGCCCGACACCGTGCGCCTGCTCGAAGCGCGCGGCCACAAGATCATCACCGCGGCGACCTCTGGCTCCGCGAACTCGATTCTGGTCACGCCGGACTGGACCACCGGCGCGGCCGACCCGCGTCAGCGCGGCACGTTGGCGGAGGGGTACTAA